TCTATTCTGCTTGTTTGCCCTGCACCGATGCCAATAGCACAACCATCTTTTGCTATAACTATTGCGTTGGATTTCACATGTTTACATATTTTCCAGGCAAAAATAAGATCTTCCTTTTCTTTTTCTGTTGTAGTGCATTCTGTTACTTGTTCTGCTTTTATTGTGTGGTCATTATTTTCTTGCACCAAAAACCCACCAACAACATTTTTAGTTTGGTATTTTACATTTTGTTGAAAAGATTTATGAATAATCACTCTTAAATTTTTCTTTCTTTGTAAAATTTTTAGTGCCTCATTGTTTACTGATGGTGCTATCACTACTTCCAAAAATATCTCGTTTAATTTTTCTGCTAGCTTTAAATCTATCTCCCGATTTAAAGCGACTATTCCGCCGAAACTGCTTATTTCATCACACGATAGAGCCTTTTCATATGCCTCTAAAGCATTATCACCAATAGCAGCGCCACATGGGTTATTGTGCTTTATTATCACTGCTGCAGGTTCTTCAAATTCAGAAATTATGTTAAGTGCAGATTCTATATCTACTATATTATTATAACTCAGCTCTTTTCCATGTATTTTTTCCAACGGATATTTGGTAAATTGATTGCTATAAAATGCAGCTTTTTGATGAGGGTTTTCACCATACCTGAGTTCTTGTGCTTTATGTCCATATAGTGCAAAAAACTCTGGCAACTCATTATTTTTACTCTGGGATAAAAACCAACTGTGAATGTTAGAATCATAGTGTGCAGTGAGAGCAAACGCTTTAGTTGCCAAATGTTTTCTATATTCCAATGTTGTTTCATTGTTATTTTTTATCATCTCAGCTTTTAGTGCTTCATAGTCTTGAATGCTAGAAATAACTGAAGTAAAACAAAAGTTTTTTGCTGCAGCTCTAATTAACGCCACTCCGCCGATATCAATTTGTTCTATAATTTGATCTTCATTTGAGCCGCTACTTACTGTCTCCCAAAATGGGTATAGGTTAGTTATAAGCAGGTCTATTGGCTCAACACCTAGATTTTGCATTTCCGTTTTGTGCTTTTCTCTATTGCAAAGTATTCCTCCATGAATTTTAGGGTGTAAAGTTTTTACTCTACCACCCAGTATCTCTGGAAATTGTGTGTAATCTGAGACCTCTTGTGTTTTTATTCCGGCATCAGATAGTGCTTTATAAGTATTTCCCGTTGAGAGAATTTCTATTTGTTGCTGCATTAAAAACGATGCAAGATCAATTATATTCGTTTTGTCGTATACTGATATTAAAGCTCTTTTTATTTTCATTTTTGTACGGAAAGTTTTTTAAGATTATATCTAAGAAAAGGAAATTTAGCTATTACATTTCTACACTAATTTAAAGCAGTCTATTCTATAAATTTTTTTACCATGCCTGATTTTAAGCCACGAATAAAATCTTCAATACTGCAAGGATTTCTCCCTTCCATTTGTACAACTTTAGGAATTAAAATGCCACCTTTTAAACTCATGTGCATGTTATCATTAATGATCTTACCTTGTTCTGAAGCGAGAGCTTCAAAGTCAGCATCAAGTATCCTGATACGTTTATTCTCTATCTTGATGAACGCTTTTGGGTAAAACGCTTTAACCTTTCTATAAGCAACCTCACAAGCATCACTTGCATAAATTTTATAGTCTTCCACTTTGTCAGCGTAACATGCATCATTATCGTTCTGTTTTAAGGGAACCTGTTTTTCAATTTCGTTTAGCACTTTCAGCAGTAAATCACTGCCTAATTCAGACAATTTATCATGCAATGTCTTGTAGTTATCGTTCTTTTCGATAAGAAATTTTTCCTGTTTTAAAATAGGGCCGGAATCTAATCCTTCATCCAATTGCATAATGCTAACCCCGGTTTCTTGATCTCCTGCTAAAATTGTGTGCTGTATCGGAGCTGCACCACGCCACCTTGGTAGTAATGAAGGATGAATATTAATACAACCATATTTAGGAATATTCAAAATTTTTCTTGGAAGTATCAATCCATACGCAGCAACAACTGCAACGTCTGGTTTGAAATTTCTAAATTTTTCTTGCTCTGCCAAAAACTTTAGAGAGATAGGAGTACATACCTCTATGTTACTTTCTTCAGCGATAACATGTACTGGAGATTTCGTTGGCTTCTGTCCACGTCCTGAAGGTTTTGGAGCCTTGGTGTATACTGCTACCACTTCGCTCTTTGATTTCAGTAACAAGCTCAGAGAATTAACAGCAAATCCTGGTGATCCCATGAAAATAATTCTCATGCTTTCAAGTGTTTTTGCTTTAAGAATTCTCCGCTAATTTACCACTTACAGCTTCTACTAATTTGGCAAAATCATCCTTATAATTAACGGCCATCTCAGCAAGAATTTTTCTATTTAAATCAATGCCGGCAAGTGTAAGACCATGCATAAACCTACCATAAGTAAGCCCATGCTCTCTTGCTGCTGCATTAATACGTATTATCCATAAGCTACGGAAATCACGTTTACGGGTTCTTCTGTCTCTGTAAGCATATTGCAGTGCTTTTTCAACTCTTTGTAATGCAATTCTATAACAGCTTTTTGCACGTCCTCTATAACCCTTTGCCAGTTTCAATATTTTTTTATGACGAGCGTGAGTAGTGACTCCACGTTTTACCCGAGCCATTTTATTTTACCTCCATTTTGTTAAATACCATAAGGCATATAAAGCTTAACTATACGCGAGTCAGATTTACCAAGAATCGTTGTACCGCGCTGATTACGAATATTAGATTTACTTCTCTTTACCATGCCATGCCTTTTGCCTGACTGAGTAGAAATGACTTTACCCTTAGCTGTAAGGTGAAAGCGCTTTTTAACAGAAGATTTGGTTTTTAATTTTATTTTCTTCATATTCCAAATAAATTTACAAGCACTACTATTGAGTTCTTTAATAGTAATTAAGCATTAGTATAAATAATTTTATTAAAGAATCAAATTAAAATTGTATATTAAAGGAGTTTAAAAGTAATTACGCCCAATATGTGTGTTATACCTTCTTTATTCCCAAGTGGTAACAATACTTGCCTCATTTTAACACTTTCACTTTCTTCCTCTTCATTGATTGGGCATTTACTCTCTATTACAGCATCAAGTTTATCAATAACTGCATCTATTTTATATAGTCGCAAAAATGGTGCATCAATTGCATACTTATTATCAATGCGCGTCTTTTTCTCAAAACCATAGAATTCAACAGCCTTTTCTCCTGCATTTTCACAAATATAACCTTGATCCTTGACTTCAATGATAAAACAATGCTGCCATGACTCCATTATTTCTGCAGTGTCTATTTCGTGCCTTTCTGGCCAATCTCTGTCTGGTCCTTTTATGTCACTCCAGTGCTCAGTTACCACATTTGCTATTCTTTTTTCTTTGCCTACATAAATTTCCATTCCAATTTCCACATATAAAACACAGATATGAGGTAAATTTATCGTGAATATATTGATTTTTCCTTACCACAAGGTGCATATTACTAGAAGTTCTGAGATCTAGAGAGTGGTGGTATTGTAATTGATTTTATTTCCATTGCAGCTTATTATTCATGAATAATCTCAATAAAAATAATGAAGTTAAGTGAAATCAGAGAAAGATTTATAAAATTTTTTATAAGTAATGGCCACGAACAGGTTTCTTCTTCTCCTTTGATTCCAGAACATGACCCAACACTCATGTTTACAAATGCTGGTATGGTGCAGTTTAAAAATATTTTTACTGGTGCTCAAAAAACTGAAATGAAACGTGCTGTCTCAAGTCAAAAGTGCCTAAGAGCAGGCGGTAAACACAACGATCTTGAAAATGTTGGCTATACAACTCGGCATCACACATTTTTTGAAATGCTCGGAAATTTTAGCTTTGGTGATTACTTTAAGGAAACTGCGATAGAATTTGCGTGGAAATTTATCACTAAGGAGTTATCTCTTGATAAAAACAGACTATCCATAACCGTCTACCATACTGATGATGAGGCGTACGAGATTTGGCGTAAGATAAGTGGCTTTTCAAGTGATAAAATCATAAGAATTACAACGGATGATAACTTTTGGAGTATGGGAAGCACTGGTCCATGCGGTCCATGTTCTGAAATTTTTTATGATCATGGGAGTCCTAATTTACAAGACGACGATAGAATTGTTGAAATCTGGAATCTGGTATTCATGGAGTTTAACAAAGATGAAGAAGGTAATTTGCACAAATTGCCAAAAAAATGCATCGATACTGGAATGGGTCTTGAGAGAATAGCTACTGTAATGCAAAATGTCCATGATAACTATGATATTGATCTATTTTCTGCTCTGATCAATAAATCTCAAGAGTACTGTGGAAATACGGAAAATAAAGTAGCCCATAAGATCATAGCAGATCATCTTCGCGCGGCTGCATTTCTCATCGCAGAGGGGGTGCTCCCTGGAAATGAGGGCAGGAATTACGTATTACGCAGATTAATTAGGAGAGCCGCGCGTTATATCCACCTGCTTGGATATAATGATTCCCTACTCCATCGCATTTTTCCAGTGTTGATAGATAGCACGAGTTCGGCTTATATGGGAGATGTTTATCCTGAATTAGTCAGAGCCAAAAGCTTAATAGAAACGACGTTAAAATCAGAGGAAGAAAACTTTAAAGACACTTTGATGAAAGGTATCAATCTTCTGGAGAAATTCACTACAGATTTAAAATCGGGCGATACTTTACCTGGAGAATCAGCATTTAAGCTATATGACACCTATGGGTTTCCTTTGGATATTACACTTGATGTTTTAAAAGAGAAAAAAATAAATTTTGACCAGAAGGGTTTTGATGATGCAATGGGAGAACAAAAAGAGAGAGCACGTGCTAAATGGGCTGGATCTGGTGAAAAATCTGTTGAGCAAGTATGGTTTGATTTGATCAATAAATTTGGCAAAACAAAATTTGTTGGTTATGAGTTCAATGAAGTAAGTGATGCGAAAATACTAGCTATAGTTTCCTCTAAAAATGAAGTAATTGATTCTGCAAAGGAGGGAGAAAAGATAACCATTATACTTGATAAAACACCTTTTTATGGCGAGTCAGGTGGACAGGTGGGGGATACTGGAAGTTTCATTGTCCCTTCTGTCATCCAAGTAGCGGACACTGGGATCCAGAAAGAAGAAAACACGTGGTCACGCGCTGGAATGACGACAGATCGCATTGCTGGAAGTATGGTTATAGTGGAAAATACCAATAAGATTAATGACCTATGTTTGCACAGATGCATAGTTAAATTCGGCTCAATTTGTAAAGGTGATGTAGTTACAGCAAGCATCGACAAGGAAAGAAGGCAAACCTTAAGAAGAAATCATTCGGCTACACACCTTTTGCACTTTACATTGAGAAGAATCTTGGGTGATCATGTTGCGCAAAAAGGTTCCCTAGTTGCACCAGATAGACTGAGATTCGACTTCAGCCATAACACTCAAGTGACTCAGGATCAGTTATTCTGGGTAGAGGATATGGTAAACTCTCTAATCAGAGAAAATCTTTCTGCATCTACAAAAATTCAAAGCATGAATCAGGCAATAGACGAAGGAGCCATGGCGTTGTTTGGTGAAAAATATGGTGATCAGGTTAGAGTTGTAAATATTGGAGATTCGAAAGAGCTATGTGGTGGCACGCACGTTGAACATACTGGAGAAATCGGTTTATTTAAGATAGTAACAGAAAGTTCTGTTGCTTTTGGAGTGAGGAGAATTGAAGCTTTAACTGGTCAGGAAGCAATCAATTATGTACGTGATAATGAAATTAACTTAAAAAAAGTTGCAGAATTCGTAAAAGTGCCAGTAAGTGAAATAACAAGCAAATTAAGTGTTTTAAGTCAAGAACACAAAAAATCCGAAACCAAAATAAGAAACCTATATAAAAAGCTTGTGAGTGCAGAGAATATAAAAAGCACTGAAATAAATGGAATAAATTTTATAAGCCACATTTTCACTGATATTCCAGCAAATGTAATAAGAGAGTTTGTTTTGCAGCAACAAAAACCAAAAACGGTAATAGCTTTCACGGCAACAGAAAAAGATAAAACAGTCTTGATTATTAAAGTAAGTAAAGACTTAATCAATAAGATTAGCGCAAAAGAACTAATATCAATAGCAGTTGAAAAGAACTGCGGTGGGAATGCTGAGCTTGCACAAACAGGCTGTGATAGCAATAAAATAGATGATGCCATTACAGCCATTTATAGCAAAATAACCGCTTCTAAGCACTCTACATCATACCGCCGCGGTATCTCTAGATCCCGCTAACACGTAGCGGTATGACGAGATGCTGCCGCGAACCGTCATACCGCCACAGACCGTCATACCGCGATTCATTCGCGGTATCTCATCCGCTAACACGTAGCGGGATGACAGCAGTCCTACGTCATGCCGCCGCGAACCGTCATACTGCCGCAGATCGTCATACCGCGATTCATTCGCGGTATCTCTTAGCATAGATCCCGCTAACAAGCAGCGGGATGACAGCAGTCCTACGTCATGCCGCCGCGAACCGTCATACTGCCGCAGATCGTCATACCGCGATTCATTCGCGGTATCTCATCCGCTAACACGTAGCGGGATGACAGCAGTCCTACGTCATGCCGCCGCGAACCGTCATACTGCCGCAGATCGTCATACCGCGATTCATTCGCGGTATCTCATCCGCTAACACGTAGCGGGATGACAGCAGTCCTACGTCATGCCGCCGCGAACCGTCATACTGCCGCAGATCGTCATACCGCGATTCATTCGCGGTATCTCTTAGCATAGATCCCGCTAACAAGCAGCGGGATGACGGTTGTCATAGTGTCATGAAAGTAGCTGACACTGGTTTCCATCCAAGAGGGTGTCATCCGAGTAGCTTGACACTGGGATGGCTTTGTTGCATCGCTAGCTATGATGGATTAAAGATAAAAAAGATGGAGAATATCAGTAGCTTATTATTCTGGTATTTATAACAAGAACGGTCAGTGAATACCTAAATTTGAGTAAAAGAAATTTCACTACCACTCACTAATCCGGCTAAAATTCAAGAATTTCAATGCTTTAGCTATTTTCAATAGAATTAAGTTTATTAATATAAATAATAAATTACTATTCTTAAATTTGATCAGATTGATTGCAAAAAAACAAGATTTTCAATAGGTTGCTTATAATCCTAGCTATAGTTAGCCTTTCATAAGTAGCGATGCAACAAAGCCCACTGGGATCCAGGAATTTTAATTGTAAGTAAGCATACTGAGTTGATAAGTATAAAAGTAGCTAGAAAATAAACATTTTTGATGAGATTATATGGAAAACTGGATTCCAGTGGGCTTTGTTGCATAGCACCTTAAGCAGTGATGGTTTACGACAAATTTATGTAATGATTTCAAATTTAGCCATACCAATATCAGTGAATTTGTTGAGCAAATAGCACTTAATTAGTAATTCTTTTTCACGATTTACTTCAGATTTATTCCTAAAGCTAAATCCAAATACTTGCCTCAACCTTGAGAAAAATCCTTCTATGTAAGATCTCTTTCCATAAATTGCTTCCTTTTTCCACTCTTTTACACCATCTTGTCCATATAATTTTATTAACCTAATAGCAGCATTCCTGTCAGACATATAATCTATTTTTGAATGTTCTGCTGCATCCTTTTTTGGTAGAACTTTTGTCTTTATATCGTATTTCTTACACAATTTATAAAGTTTGTGCCTATCGTATGCCCTATCTGCATATAATGCTTTTATTTTGTGCTGAAAATTAACTTCTTCAAGCAAATCGCAAGCTCCATAGTGGTCAGAGTAGACGCCATTACTGTATCTTGCAGCTATAGCTTTTTTACTATTCACACTTAACATAACATGTAACTTTCTTACTTGCTCGTAGCTTCGGTACTTTCTATCTGCACTGTTTTCCTTACTGTGGCCAGGAGTGTTACTGTAAATGCTGATACTTGTGCTATCTATGATAATTTCAATATTTTCCATGTTGCTTTTATCAACCCTGCAATCATTTATCTTAATATTAAGTTTTTTAAACCTTCTTGATGCTTGTGAATAGCTGATAACTGCCAAATTTTTTCCTATTTGTTGCAGATATCCTTTTATAAACCCCACCGTTTGTCTTAACCCAATTCTAAAAAGATTGACAATTATATGCACCAAAATTACGACTTTATCACTGTAAATATAGTTGCCGCCCTGCATTTTTGGACTATTTTCATACCAATTTTCGATAGCTTCATCGATGTAACGAAAAATATTTCCCCTTTTTTCAAGGAATTTGTTATATTCGTTTTGGTTACTGACTTTCATTTTCTGTGGCATATTTTTTCTTCAACAGTTAAATGGTTATTTATAATGAATTTTGTCAGTAGCCACCAGATTTTTTCGGTTGCTATGCAACAAAGCCCGCTGGAATCCAGCCTTTTCATAATCATCAAAATGTTGTATTTTAACATAAAACGGCTACTTTTATGCTTCCCAACTTAATAAAATTCCTGGATCCAAGTAGTCAAGGCACTGGGATGACACCTTCCCTAGTGGAGAAATCACAATGTTCATACGTTTGTGCGCATAACGCTAGGATTTTTCTATAGTTTAAAAACAAAAAAAGGATGTTACTCATTGAGTAACATCCTTTTGAAGAAGGTGAGTAGCTTTGTTTATAACTACTATGCTTTCACATTTGTAGCTCCTTGTATAGTTGCAAGCTGTGGATGAACGTCAGCTTCAACAGCCATTTGCGTAGAAGGCTGTTCCACCATTTTGCCCAGATAACCTGTTTTTTTCAGTTCTGCACGAGCTTTACTTAAGTCTTCTGGAGAAGGACTTTTTGGCGTAGAAGAACCAGATGAACCTCTGCCACTATCATGGAAATCACTGGAAGTAAAATCCCTTTTCTGTTTTACCGGTTCAGATTTTAGTCTCTCCAACCTTCTCTTAAG
This genomic interval from Wolbachia endosymbiont (group A) of Rhinocyllus conicus contains the following:
- the purH gene encoding bifunctional phosphoribosylaminoimidazolecarboxamide formyltransferase/IMP cyclohydrolase produces the protein MKIKRALISVYDKTNIIDLASFLMQQQIEILSTGNTYKALSDAGIKTQEVSDYTQFPEILGGRVKTLHPKIHGGILCNREKHKTEMQNLGVEPIDLLITNLYPFWETVSSGSNEDQIIEQIDIGGVALIRAAAKNFCFTSVISSIQDYEALKAEMIKNNNETTLEYRKHLATKAFALTAHYDSNIHSWFLSQSKNNELPEFFALYGHKAQELRYGENPHQKAAFYSNQFTKYPLEKIHGKELSYNNIVDIESALNIISEFEEPAAVIIKHNNPCGAAIGDNALEAYEKALSCDEISSFGGIVALNREIDLKLAEKLNEIFLEVVIAPSVNNEALKILQRKKNLRVIIHKSFQQNVKYQTKNVVGGFLVQENNDHTIKAEQVTECTTTEKEKEDLIFAWKICKHVKSNAIVIAKDGCAIGIGAGQTSRIDSVNIAVKKAGEKCKGAVLASDAFFPFPDSIVESAKHGITAIIQPGGSLKDQDVIKAANENKIAMFFTGVRSFFH
- the fmt gene encoding methionyl-tRNA formyltransferase codes for the protein MRIIFMGSPGFAVNSLSLLLKSKSEVVAVYTKAPKPSGRGQKPTKSPVHVIAEESNIEVCTPISLKFLAEQEKFRNFKPDVAVVAAYGLILPRKILNIPKYGCINIHPSLLPRWRGAAPIQHTILAGDQETGVSIMQLDEGLDSGPILKQEKFLIEKNDNYKTLHDKLSELGSDLLLKVLNEIEKQVPLKQNDNDACYADKVEDYKIYASDACEVAYRKVKAFYPKAFIKIENKRIRILDADFEALASEQGKIINDNMHMSLKGGILIPKVVQMEGRNPCSIEDFIRGLKSGMVKKFIE
- the rplT gene encoding 50S ribosomal protein L20, whose protein sequence is MARVKRGVTTHARHKKILKLAKGYRGRAKSCYRIALQRVEKALQYAYRDRRTRKRDFRSLWIIRINAAAREHGLTYGRFMHGLTLAGIDLNRKILAEMAVNYKDDFAKLVEAVSGKLAENS
- the rpmI gene encoding 50S ribosomal protein L35, whose translation is MKKIKLKTKSSVKKRFHLTAKGKVISTQSGKRHGMVKRSKSNIRNQRGTTILGKSDSRIVKLYMPYGI
- a CDS encoding PAS domain-containing protein; protein product: MEIYVGKEKRIANVVTEHWSDIKGPDRDWPERHEIDTAEIMESWQHCFIIEVKDQGYICENAGEKAVEFYGFEKKTRIDNKYAIDAPFLRLYKIDAVIDKLDAVIESKCPINEEEESESVKMRQVLLPLGNKEGITHILGVITFKLL
- the alaS gene encoding alanine--tRNA ligase, whose translation is MKLSEIRERFIKFFISNGHEQVSSSPLIPEHDPTLMFTNAGMVQFKNIFTGAQKTEMKRAVSSQKCLRAGGKHNDLENVGYTTRHHTFFEMLGNFSFGDYFKETAIEFAWKFITKELSLDKNRLSITVYHTDDEAYEIWRKISGFSSDKIIRITTDDNFWSMGSTGPCGPCSEIFYDHGSPNLQDDDRIVEIWNLVFMEFNKDEEGNLHKLPKKCIDTGMGLERIATVMQNVHDNYDIDLFSALINKSQEYCGNTENKVAHKIIADHLRAAAFLIAEGVLPGNEGRNYVLRRLIRRAARYIHLLGYNDSLLHRIFPVLIDSTSSAYMGDVYPELVRAKSLIETTLKSEEENFKDTLMKGINLLEKFTTDLKSGDTLPGESAFKLYDTYGFPLDITLDVLKEKKINFDQKGFDDAMGEQKERARAKWAGSGEKSVEQVWFDLINKFGKTKFVGYEFNEVSDAKILAIVSSKNEVIDSAKEGEKITIILDKTPFYGESGGQVGDTGSFIVPSVIQVADTGIQKEENTWSRAGMTTDRIAGSMVIVENTNKINDLCLHRCIVKFGSICKGDVVTASIDKERRQTLRRNHSATHLLHFTLRRILGDHVAQKGSLVAPDRLRFDFSHNTQVTQDQLFWVEDMVNSLIRENLSASTKIQSMNQAIDEGAMALFGEKYGDQVRVVNIGDSKELCGGTHVEHTGEIGLFKIVTESSVAFGVRRIEALTGQEAINYVRDNEINLKKVAEFVKVPVSEITSKLSVLSQEHKKSETKIRNLYKKLVSAENIKSTEINGINFISHIFTDIPANVIREFVLQQQKPKTVIAFTATEKDKTVLIIKVSKDLINKISAKELISIAVEKNCGGNAELAQTGCDSNKIDDAITAIYSKITASKHSTSYRRGISRSR
- a CDS encoding IS5 family transposase → MPQKMKVSNQNEYNKFLEKRGNIFRYIDEAIENWYENSPKMQGGNYIYSDKVVILVHIIVNLFRIGLRQTVGFIKGYLQQIGKNLAVISYSQASRRFKKLNIKINDCRVDKSNMENIEIIIDSTSISIYSNTPGHSKENSADRKYRSYEQVRKLHVMLSVNSKKAIAARYSNGVYSDHYGACDLLEEVNFQHKIKALYADRAYDRHKLYKLCKKYDIKTKVLPKKDAAEHSKIDYMSDRNAAIRLIKLYGQDGVKEWKKEAIYGKRSYIEGFFSRLRQVFGFSFRNKSEVNREKELLIKCYLLNKFTDIGMAKFEIIT